One Nitrospirae bacterium YQR-1 DNA window includes the following coding sequences:
- a CDS encoding Nif11-like leader peptide family RiPP precursor, whose product MSVESAIKYIEKLSSDMEFRNKVEAVKDKEVRNKIIKEAGFDFTEAELKQITLKSTELSEKHLEKIAGGNQFDDGYGNSFPTATLRKSF is encoded by the coding sequence ATGTCGGTGGAAAGTGCAATTAAATACATTGAAAAACTAAGTAGTGATATGGAGTTTAGGAACAAGGTGGAAGCCGTTAAAGACAAAGAAGTGCGTAACAAAATAATTAAAGAAGCCGGATTTGATTTTACAGAGGCGGAGCTTAAGCAAATCACCCTCAAGAGCACCGAATTAAGTGAAAAACACCTTGAAAAAATAGCCGGCGGTAATCAGTTTGACGATGGGTACGGAAATTCATTTCCAACGGCAACCTTAAGGAAGAGCTTTTAA
- a CDS encoding choloylglycine hydrolase family protein, whose translation MKGMLSAVVIIVLLLIPRFAFTCTDIQLIAKDGSVVVGRTLEWEGFLKESADGSSYIYNQFDYALRLWPVGNKITSVRPDGSAGASWTSKYAYFGFVGNKTSTNVSDGQNSAGLSLEMLNFPGYAQYQDVKPNDKNVIATDDFGTWILGNFGSVDEIKQQLPLMTVWGKPNVLMSNQIPQFHFVVHDKGGKSIIIEYIKKKLHIYDNNIKVMTNSPDYIWMTENLKNYVNLSPDNVVRTFNGINLKPFGQGSGMIGVPGDYTPPSRFVKAAYLLLHAKQPDTAMEGVRSVIHILNNVDIPFGSVREKMNDGNYAQDYTLWRVVKDLKNGIWYLDTYQNVGSIIKIDLKEVFANPDRYLKPVGLADIPSPDIPKINDLWKN comes from the coding sequence ATGAAAGGCATGTTATCTGCTGTTGTTATAATTGTTTTACTTTTGATTCCCCGATTTGCTTTTACTTGCACAGATATTCAATTGATTGCAAAGGATGGTTCAGTTGTTGTGGGAAGAACTCTGGAATGGGAAGGATTTTTAAAGGAGAGCGCAGATGGTTCATCTTATATATATAATCAATTCGATTATGCTTTACGGCTTTGGCCTGTGGGTAATAAGATTACAAGCGTCAGGCCGGATGGTTCCGCCGGTGCAAGCTGGACTTCTAAGTATGCCTATTTCGGGTTTGTCGGCAATAAAACTTCAACCAATGTATCCGATGGGCAAAACAGTGCAGGGCTTTCATTGGAGATGCTAAATTTCCCTGGATATGCCCAGTATCAGGATGTTAAACCAAACGATAAAAATGTAATAGCTACGGATGATTTCGGCACATGGATACTTGGTAATTTTGGCAGCGTAGATGAGATAAAGCAGCAATTACCACTGATGACGGTGTGGGGTAAACCAAATGTGTTGATGTCAAACCAGATTCCACAATTTCATTTTGTAGTCCACGATAAAGGCGGAAAGAGCATAATAATCGAATATATAAAGAAAAAACTACATATCTATGATAATAACATAAAGGTTATGACAAACAGCCCTGATTACATATGGATGACCGAGAACCTTAAGAACTATGTCAATTTATCACCTGACAATGTTGTCAGGACATTTAACGGTATTAACCTTAAGCCTTTCGGACAGGGCTCAGGTATGATTGGAGTACCAGGTGATTATACCCCCCCTTCACGTTTTGTAAAGGCTGCATACCTCCTATTGCATGCCAAACAACCGGATACGGCAATGGAGGGTGTTCGCTCTGTTATACATATACTAAACAACGTTGACATCCCCTTTGGTTCGGTAAGGGAAAAGATGAACGATGGAAATTACGCACAGGACTACACACTATGGAGGGTAGTCAAGGATCTTAAAAACGGTATCTGGTATCTTGACACCTACCAAAATGTCGGCAGCATTATTAAAATTGACCTGAAAGAAGTCTTTGCAAATCCAGACCGGTATCTTAAACCAGTGGGGCTTGCAGATATACCCTCTCCCGATATACCTAAAATCAATGATTTATGGAAAAATTAG